TTCGGCACCGGCACTGATTCCTGAAATAAAGAATTTTGAAGTATCGAGATTGTATTTGCTGGCATTTTCGATTAAATAACCGGTTGCCTGCCACATATCGCTTACGCCAATTTGGATTGCTTTTATTTTTTCGGTTAACGTTCCTTTACAGCCAAAATCCTTCCCTTTCATATACAAACTGTACGAAATACTGGCAACGGCATAACCATTTTGAGCCATAAATAAACCAAAGTTTTTTTCGCTTGTACGCTCTCCGCCTGAGAATCCGCCGCCAAATGCAAACAGAATCAACGGAATTTTTTCGTCCGTTTTTTTCTTTGGCAGATATAAATCTAAATCTAGTTTTAAAGTATCGTTTTGGAAATATGTCAGGGTTTTAACTTCTTGAGCGTTGCTGCTGTAAAAAGTGAAAGATGTAAAAAGGAAGAAGAGGAATTTTTTCATTATAAAGTGTTTTATTCTCGTAAAGGCGCTAAAACGCAAAGTTTTTTCTCAAATATAAGAGGAAATTTTACAAAGAAATAATCTTCTATTGCTTTTTTCTCTGCACCTTTGCGCCTTTGTTATTTTGAACCTTTTTTCAATAGAAAAAATCTAAAAATTCTGAAATCAAAAACGTATATTTGCGTTTATTTTTAATTACGAATGGAGAACGATAAAGAAAAAAATACCGCCGAATTTTACGAGAGATTAAAACTGGAGCTTGATAATGCAAACACCTGGCCTGCAGAATACTTGTATAAATTCATTGTACCATCTGTTGCAGATAATGTAGAGAGAGTAGAAAAAGCTTTTGACAGAATGGGCGCAGTTATTAAAACAACAAAATCTAAAACCGGTAAATTTACCAGTGTTTCTATAGATGTTACTATGAACAGCTCTGATGATGTGATTA
This portion of the Flavobacterium gelatinilyticum genome encodes:
- a CDS encoding DUF493 family protein, producing MENDKEKNTAEFYERLKLELDNANTWPAEYLYKFIVPSVADNVERVEKAFDRMGAVIKTTKSKTGKFTSVSIDVTMNSSDDVISKYKEVSTIEGIVSL